From Nymphalis io chromosome 12, ilAglIoxx1.1, whole genome shotgun sequence, a single genomic window includes:
- the LOC126772164 gene encoding ribosome biogenesis protein BMS1 homolog, with the protein MADEAIFDKKKSHRAKHAGRKAEKKKKKNQVDQSNLTARQRNPKAFAIQSAVRAERQFRRREDVISKKQHIPQVDKTPLDPPPIVVAVVGPPRVGKTTLINNLIKSFIKTNVTNTNGPITIVTSKKRRLTLIECNNDINSMIDIAKCADLVLLLCDASFGFEMEIFEFLNICQVHGMPKIMGVLTHLDMIKNAKKLKMTKKTLKHRFWTEVYSGAKLFYLSGILHGEYLRNEIKNLSRFISVMKFRPLSWRMTHAYLLADRLEDITSQESIRKDPKINRDVVLYGYVRGVPMMKDSVVHIAGVGDMKISELSYLPDPCPLPNSEKKRHLMERERQIYAPFSGVGGIVYDKDAVYIELKGSHSHKREDEEADEKKALLKNVVETKETVDEQMQETGLKLFSGGDVIYPDMVKDDEYLQCGKNQDSSDENESEDESDSGNDSGIDQSEKETKTSSKLPWDNNSGSEEEADDDGVEKKIPENEPNSDDSDSEKSEAEEDDYNTKWKEKLSEKATMAYFERQKTSKNIMKLVYGDFEIGNKTKQTKEGEDSDNSDDEEIGGLFKKVTSTQKKKHREKEQLDQDECSFFYSLDKPNLTDWTKDLYKQILINNFVTGKRSADEDAEELLRLDDASDGDDEMYGDFEDLETGEKHVNAENTTEASKEEVGSKRKADPTKSEILNKKLKLKAKFDSEYDNPDDHRIKGDHSYYESLKAEALKQSELNKSVFENLDNGLRIEVEGFRPGLYVRMLFKNMPSEFVTNFDSSYPLLIGALNMAEQNIGFVSCKVKKHRWYKKILKTNDPLIISLGWRRFQTLPIYSKIEDDMKCRYLKYTPEHVTCNMHFYGPVTPQNTGFLALQTVNNASNEIKQLGFRIAATGSVNEINKSTQIMKKLKLVGTPLKIYKKTAFIKDMFTTTLEVAKFEGARVKTVSGIRGQIKKALNKPEGAFRATFEDKILMSDVIFCRTWFKVDVTKFYAPVVNLLLPIGSKNAWEGMKTKGQLKRERNIKHEANNDSMYTEIARQPKVFKPLVIPKELQKALPYRLKPKGKTITLTGMNTKEKFSNRIAVIKNPHEQKVSNVMKMLKTNFEKKKEVQKELTSEKMKKYKKQQEEVEWRKLKRQKEMKKKICRHLSKMSNKTQKQM; encoded by the exons ATGGCTGATGAAGCcatatttgacaaaaaaaaatcacatcgaGCTAAACATGCCGGGAGAAAAGCggagaaaaagaaaaagaagaacCAAGTGGATCAGTCTAACCTAACTGCGAGGCAAAGAAATCCAAAAGCGTTTGCTATTCAATCAGCCGTTCGGGCTGAAAGACAATTCCGACGCCGAGAAGATGTTATTTCCAAGAAGCAGCACATACCACAAGTCGATAAGACTCCATTAGATCCGCCACCGATTGTTGTGGCCGTTGTCGGTCCTCCGAGAGTAGGCAAAACAACTCTTATAAATAACCTTATTAAgagtttcattaaaacaaatgtgACTAATACAAACGGCCCCATAACAATAGTAACTTCCAAAAAAAGACGGCTCACtttgattgaatgtaataatgatattaactcAATGATCGACATAGCTAAATGCGCTGATCTTGTCCTGCTACTTTGCGACGCGAGCTTTGGTTTTGAGATGGAAATCTTTgaattcttaaatatatgtcAAGTCCATGGAATGCCTAAAATAATGGGTGTTTTGACTCATCTTGACATGATAAAGAATGCTAAGAAACTTAAAATGactaaaaaaacattgaaacatCGGTTCTGGACTGAAGTTTATTCGGGAGCCAAGTTGTTCTACCTTTCTGGTATTCTACATGGGGAGTATTtgagaaatgaaataaaaaatttatctaGATTCATATCAGTCATGAAATTTAGACCTCTAAGCTGGAGAATGACTCATGCCTATTTGTTGGCTGATCGATTAGAAGATATCACAAGCCAGGAGAGTATAAGAAAGGACCCCAAAATAAACAGAGATGTGGTGCTTTATGGATATGTCAGGGGAGTACCAATGATGAAAGACTCTGTTGTTCATATAgcag GTGTCGGAGATATGAAGATAAGTGAATTATCATATTTACCAGACCCTTGTCCATTGCCAAACAGTGAAAAAAAAAGGCACTTGATGGAAAGAGAAAGACAAATATATGCACCTTTTTCAGGTGTTGGTGGTATAGTATATGATAAAGATGCTGTCTATATTGAACTTAAAGGATCCCATTCACATAAACGCGAAGATGAAGAAGCAGATGAAAAGaaggctttattaaaaaatgttgtagAAACAAAGGAAACAGTTGATGAGCAAATGCAGGAAACTGGTCTAAAACTTTTTAGTGGAGGTGATGTTATATATCCAGATATGGTCAAGGATGATGAATACTTACAGTGTGGTAAAAACCAGGACAGTTCTGACGAAAATGAGTCAGAGGATGAAAGTGATTCTGGAAATGATAGTGGTATAGATCAAAGTGAAAAAGAAACCAAGACCAGCTCAAAACTCCCTTGGGATAATAATTCGGGCTCTGAGGAAGAAGCTGATGATGATGGCgtcgaaaaaaaaatacctgaaAATGAGCCAAATTCTGATGATTCAGACTCTGAAAAATCTGAAGCTGAAGAGGatgattataatacaaaatggaaAGAAAAATTAAGTGAAAAAGCGACAATGGCATATTTTGAGCGACAAAAGACTTCTAAGAACATTATGAAACTAGTATATGGAGATTTTGAAATTGGCAACAAAACGAAACAGACAAAAGAGGGAGAGGATAGTGATAATAGTGATGACGAAGAAATTGGAGGACTCTTTAAAAAAGTGACTAGCACTCAGAAAAAGAAACATAGGGAGAAAGAACAATTAGATCAAGATGaatgttcatttttttattctttagaCAAACCCAATTTAACAGATTGGACAAAAGATTTATACAAAcagattttaatcaataattttgTAACTGGCAAAAGATCTGCAGATGAAGATGCTGAGGAACTTTTACGATTGGATGACGCTAGTGATGGTGATGATGAAATGTACGGAGATTTCGAAGATTTAGAAACAGGTGAAAAACATGTTAACGCAGAAAATACAACGGAAGCCTCGAAAGAGGAAGTGGGATCTAAACGAAAAGCTGACCCAACTAAATCAGAAAttctcaataaaaaattaaaattgaaggcTAAGTTTGACTCCGAATATGACAACCCAGATGACCACAGAATCAAAGGCGATCATTCATATTACGAAAGCCTAAAAGCAGAAGCACTAAAACAATCAGAGTTGAATAAATCAGTTTTCGAAAACTTAGACAATGGTTTAAGAATTGAGGTAGAAGGGTTTAGACCAGGCCTGTATGTCAGAATGCTATTCAAAAATATGCCTTCCGAGTTCGTTACGAACTTCGATTCTAGTTATCCACTTCTTATTGGCGCATTAAACATGGCTGAACAGAACATCGGATTTGTATCTTGCAAGGTAAAAAAACATAGAtggtataaaaaaattctaaaaacgaATGATCCTCTGATTATATCCCTTGGTTGGCGGCGATTCCAAACATTACcaatatattctaaaattgaAGACGACATGAAAtgcagatatttaaaatataccccTGAACACGTCACGTGTAATATGCACTTCTATGGACCAGTAACACCACAAAATACAGGTTTTTTGGCGTTGCAAACTGTCAATAATGCttctaatgaaataaaacagttGGGCTTCAGAATAGCAGCAACGGGTAGCGTTAACGAAATCAATAAATCCACACagattatgaaaaaattaaaactagttGGAACACCtctaaagatttataaaaaaaccgcTTTCATCAAAGATATGTTTACGACAACTCTTGAAGTTGCAAAATTCGAGGGAGCGAGGGTTAAAACTGTTTCCGGCATCAGAGGACAGATTAAAAAAGCTTTGAACAAGCCCGAAGGTGCATTCCGCGCCACTTTTGAAGATAAAATCCTTATGAGTGATGTTATTTTCTGCAGGACTTGGTTTAAAGTAGATGTTACCAAATTTTACGCGCCAGTAGTAAATCTCTTACTCCCTATCGGTAGTAAGAACGCTTGGGAGGGAATGAAAACGAAAGGTCAGCTGAAGCGAGAACGTAATATTAAACATGAGGCAAACAACGATTCAATGTACACTGAGATTGCCAGACAGCCCAAGGTGTTTAAACCATTGGTAATACCAAAAGAATTACAAAAGGCTTTACCTTATAGGTTAAAACCGAAAGGAAAGACAATAACATTAACAGGCAtgaatacaaaagaaaaattctCAAATAGAATAGCTGTCATAAAGAATCCACACGAACAGAAAGTTTCCAATGTTATGAAAATGTTGAAAACTAACTTCGAGAAGAAGAAAGAAGTTCAAAAAGAATTAACGTCAGAGAAAatgaaaaagtataaaaaacaacaagAAGAAGTCGAGTGGCGTAAATTGAAACGACAAAAGGAGATGAAGAAGAAAATTTGTAGACATTTAAGTAAAATGTCGAATAAAACGCAGAAACAAATGTAA
- the LOC126772162 gene encoding liprin-alpha-1 isoform X8 has protein sequence MTVVKRQAAAQSGVSSEVEVLKALKSLFEHHKALDEKVRERLRVALERNTALEEELALTKEELQQYKASGTQDGEKPKENGTATTGSPEQNGEQQQTKESSVNGETEGKKLTELQNTIAKQSAELSSWQRRVAELNNKVTELEDRLTKGEKELAKKQDECAKLQRDLRENVAQKEDQEERIATLEKRYLNAQRESTSLHDLNEKLEQELQHKQAQLKLQEEKIAAIEEKLELSTQKLAQMSSLPEMEEQLKARMEALSQAQERHGSAEDRIQRLEANVEEKNAELMRLNQRLRMNEEHNTRLSATVDKLLSESNDRLQVHLKERMHSLDEKNALTQELEKTRKYADELLSEKAEILKELAKWRMETEQLKRQMLQAEIAFNIQQTDALTRSLSPAAPQPPLAHFPPKLDGSWEKLQQAHVLAGVQAFDVSSDAENDESEGAEGGHTDAAALALMLQEQLDAINTEIRLIQEEKQSTEARAEELESRVSTVPAPPTHTRPTLTRRDLQVGSYEHMNVVSRRAESPPPAASPSRPNHHKYHTAPASMSPAHAHYRAVPASESLPSSQLQLCEDAGDADAPRALRLERAARALAAERERLRAHYPAPYDSTSIVSGSLARIPIHSSSQESLGGVVASSSAAWGGASPGLPRGVAAAASAVSIASMHQQKKRGIKSSLGRFFSKKEKAGMPLAQGPSPRSLSSASSLGLAALGDDDAHAHAPLQHQDYARTKTKERDYRHELLGEAMRAGTPFALWNGPTVVAWLELWVGMPAWYVAACRANVKSGAIMSALSDQEIQREIGISNPLHRLKLRLAIQEMVSLTSPSAPRGTACAALAFGDMNHEWIGNVWLPSLGLPQYRTTFMECLVDARMLEHLTKRDLRTQLKMVDSFHRTSLHFGVACLKRVGYSVRALDERRRAAELVARDVLVWTNERLQRWLLSINLKEYANNLAESGVHGALIALDENFDANSMALALQIPTQNTQARQILEVEYNNLLATGTERKPRPPHDHAPPS, from the exons ATGACGGTGGTGAAGCGGCAGGCGGCCGCTCAGTCCGGGGTCTCGTCCGAAGTGGAAGTTTTGAAAGCGCTGAAGAGTCTATTCGAACACCACAAGGCGCTCGACGAGAAG GTTCGAGAAAGGCTGCGAGTTGCATTAGAGAGAAACACAGCTCTGGAAGAAGAATTAGCGTTAACCAAAGAGGAA TTACAGCAATACAAAGCGTCTGGCACGCAAGACGGGGAAAAGCCCAAAGAGAATGGCACAGCCACAACAGGCTCGCCGGAACAGAACGGCGAACAGCAACAAACTAAG GAGAGTAGTGTTAACGGCGAAACGGAGGGCAAGAAACTCACTGAGCTCCAAAACACGATCGCCAAGCAG TCAGCGGAACTGAGCTCGTGGCAGCGTCGGGTCGCGGAGCTTAACAATAAAGTAACTGAGTTGGAAGATAGATTGACGAAGGGTGAGAAAGAGCTAGCGAAAAAGCAGGACGAGTGTGCTAAATTACAGCGCGACCTGAGAGAAAACGTGGCACAAAAGGAAGATCAG GAGGAGAGGATAGCAACTCTAGAGAAGCGATACTTGAACGCTCAACGCGAATCCACGTCCCTGCACGACCTCAACGAGAAGTTGGAGCAGGAACTGCAGCACAAGCAGGCACAGCTCAAG CTGCAAGAAGAGAAGATCGCGGCCATCGAGGAGAAGCTAGAACTCTCCACACAGAAGTTGGCCCAGATGTCTTCCTTGCCAGAAATGGAGGAGCAACTTAAAGCGAGAATGGAAGCGCTCAGCCAG GCTCAAGAAAGACACGGCTCGGCTGAGGATCGCATTCAAAGGCTAGAGGCGAACGTGGAAGAGAAAAACGCAGAGCTGATGAGACTCAACCAACGGCTGCGGATGAACGAAGAGCACAACACTCGACTATCGGCGACTGTGGACAAACTTCTATCCGAGTCAAATGACAG atTACAAGTGCATCTCAAAGAGAGAATGCATTCCCTGGACGAAAAGAACGCGCTCACTCAGGAGTTGGAGAAGACGCGGAAGTACGCAGACGAGCTGCTTTCGGAGAAGGCGGAGATACTGAAGGAGCTCGCCAAGTGGAGGATGGAGACCGAACAG CTGAAGCGCCAGATGCTGCAGGCGGAGATCGCCTTCAACATCCAGCAGACGGACGCGCTGACGCGCTCGCTgtcgcccgccgcgccgcaGCCGCCGCTCGCGCACTTCCCGCCCAAG CTGGACGGGTCGTGGGAGAAGCTGCAGCAGGCGCACGTGCTGGCCGGCGTGCAGGCCTTCGACGTGTCCAGCGACGCAGAG AACGACGAGTCTGAAGGTGCAGAGGGCGGACACACAGATGCGGCGGCCCTCGCGCTCATGCTGCAGGAACAGCTGGACGCCATCAACACGGAGATACGCCTCATACAGGAGGAGAAGCAGAGCACAGAAGCACGTGCGGAGGAGCTGGAGTCCAGGGTCAGTACCGTCCCAGCCCCGCCGACCCACACCCGCCCCACTCTAACGCGTCGTGACTTACAGGTGGGCAGCTACGAGCACATGAACGTGGTGTCGCGACGGGCGGAGTCTCCGCCCCCCGCCGCCTCGCCCTCCAGGCCCAACCACCACAAGTACCACACC GCGCCGGCCTCCATGTCTCCGGCGCACGCGCACTACCGCGCCGTGCCCGCCTCCGAGAGCCTGCCCTCCAGCCAG CTGCAGCTGTGCGAGGACGCGGGCGACGCCGACGCGCCGCGCGCGCTGCGCCTGGagcgcgccgcgcgcgcgctgGCGGCCGAGCGGGAGCGCCTGCGCGCGCACTACCCGGCGCCCTACGACTC GACGTCGATCGTGTCGGGAAGCCTCGCGAGGATCCCTATCCACAG CTCCAGCCAGGAATCCCTGGGTGGGGTAGTGGCCTCGAGCAGTGCCGCGTGGGGGGGTGCGTCCCCCGGTTTACCCAGAGGAGTCGCAGCCGCGGCCTCTGCCGTTTCCATCGCTTCCATGCACCAGCAGAAGAAGAGAGGCATCAAGAGCTCGCTAGGGAGATTCTTCAGCAAGAAAGAAAAAGCGGGAATGCCG CTGGCGCAGGGGCCCAGTCCGCGCTCGCTGTCGTCGGCGTCGTCGCTGGGCCTGGCCGCGCTGGGCGACGACgacgcgcacgcgcacgcgccGCTGCAGCACCAGGACTACGCGCGCACCAAGACCAA GGAGCGCGACTACCGCCACGAGCTGCTGGGCGAGGCCATGCGCGCCGGCACGCCCTTCGCGTTGTGGAACGGGCCCACGGTGGTGGCGTGGCTGGAGCTGTGGGTGGGTATGCCGGCCTGGTACGTGGCGGCCTGCCGCGCCAACGTCAAGTCCGGAGCCATCATGTCCGCGCTCTCGGACCAGGAGATCCAGAGGGAGATCG GCATCAGCAATCCCCTGCACCGGCTGAAGCTGCGGCTGGCTATCCAGGAGATGGTTTCCCTGACGTCTCCCTCGGCTCCGCGCGGGACGGCGTGTGCGGCGCTCGCCTTCGGGGACATGAACCACGAGTGGATCGGCAACGTGTGGCTGCCCTCGCTGG GTTTACCTCAATATAGAACAACGTTTATGGAATGTCTGGTGGACGCCCGGATGCTGGAGCATCTCACAAAAAGAGATCTTCGGACTCAGCTGAAGATGGTTGACAGTTTTCACAG GACGTCGCTGCACTTCGGCGTGGCGTGCCTGAAGCGCGTGGGCTACTCCGTGCGCGCGCTGGACGAGCGGCGCCGCGCGGCCGAGCTGGTGGCGCGCGACGTGCTGGTGTGGACCAACGAGCGCCTGCAGCGCTGGCTGCTGTCCATCAACCTCAAGGAGTACGCCAACAACCTGGCCGAGAGCGGCGTGCACGGCGCGCTCATCGCGCTGGACGAGAACTTCGACGCCAACAGCATGGCGCTGGCGCTGCAGATCCCCACGCAGAACACGCAG GCGCGACAAATCCTCGAAGTGGAATACAACAACCTCCTGGCGACCGGCACGGAGCGGAAGCCGCGCCCCCCGCACGACCACGCGCCGCCCTCCTGA
- the LOC126772162 gene encoding liprin-alpha-1 isoform X6 has translation MLRGGGACALLGAPCTRKNGAVCTCRVHTALLQEFATLTKELNQAREQLLEREEEISELKAERNNTRLLLEHLECLVSRHERSLRMTVVKRQAAAQSGVSSEVEVLKALKSLFEHHKALDEKVRERLRVALERNTALEEELALTKEELQQYKASGTQDGEKPKENGTATTGSPEQNGEQQQTKESSVNGETEGKKLTELQNTIAKQSAELSSWQRRVAELNNKVTELEDRLTKGEKELAKKQDECAKLQRDLRENVAQKEDQEERIATLEKRYLNAQRESTSLHDLNEKLEQELQHKQAQLKLQEEKIAAIEEKLELSTQKLAQMSSLPEMEEQLKARMEALSQAQERHGSAEDRIQRLEANVEEKNAELMRLNQRLRMNEEHNTRLSATVDKLLSESNDRLQVHLKERMHSLDEKNALTQELEKTRKYADELLSEKAEILKELAKWRMETEQLKRQMLQAEIAFNIQQTDALTRSLSPAAPQPPLAHFPPKLDGSWEKLQQAHVLAGVQAFDVSSDAENDESEGAEGGHTDAAALALMLQEQLDAINTEIRLIQEEKQSTEARAEELESRVSTVPAPPTHTRPTLTRRDLQVGSYEHMNVVSRRAESPPPAASPSRPNHHKYHTAPASMSPAHAHYRAVPASESLPSSQLQLCEDAGDADAPRALRLERAARALAAERERLRAHYPAPYDSTSIVSGSLARIPIHSSSQESLGGVVASSSAAWGGASPGLPRGVAAAASAVSIASMHQQKKRGIKSSLGRFFSKKEKAGMPLAQGPSPRSLSSASSLGLAALGDDDAHAHAPLQHQDYARTKTKERDYRHELLGEAMRAGTPFALWNGPTVVAWLELWVGMPAWYVAACRANVKSGAIMSALSDQEIQREIGISNPLHRLKLRLAIQEMVSLTSPSAPRGTACAALAFGDMNHEWIGNVWLPSLGLPQYRTTFMECLVDARMLEHLTKRDLRTQLKMVDSFHRTSLHFGVACLKRVGYSVRALDERRRAAELVARDVLVWTNERLQRWLLSINLKEYANNLAESGVHGALIALDENFDANSMALALQIPTQNTQARQILEVEYNNLLATGTERKPRPPHDHAPPS, from the exons TTACTCTTAGAGCATCTAGAATGCTTAGTGTCACGACACGAGCGCTCACTGCGCATGACGGTGGTGAAGCGGCAGGCGGCCGCTCAGTCCGGGGTCTCGTCCGAAGTGGAAGTTTTGAAAGCGCTGAAGAGTCTATTCGAACACCACAAGGCGCTCGACGAGAAG GTTCGAGAAAGGCTGCGAGTTGCATTAGAGAGAAACACAGCTCTGGAAGAAGAATTAGCGTTAACCAAAGAGGAA TTACAGCAATACAAAGCGTCTGGCACGCAAGACGGGGAAAAGCCCAAAGAGAATGGCACAGCCACAACAGGCTCGCCGGAACAGAACGGCGAACAGCAACAAACTAAG GAGAGTAGTGTTAACGGCGAAACGGAGGGCAAGAAACTCACTGAGCTCCAAAACACGATCGCCAAGCAG TCAGCGGAACTGAGCTCGTGGCAGCGTCGGGTCGCGGAGCTTAACAATAAAGTAACTGAGTTGGAAGATAGATTGACGAAGGGTGAGAAAGAGCTAGCGAAAAAGCAGGACGAGTGTGCTAAATTACAGCGCGACCTGAGAGAAAACGTGGCACAAAAGGAAGATCAG GAGGAGAGGATAGCAACTCTAGAGAAGCGATACTTGAACGCTCAACGCGAATCCACGTCCCTGCACGACCTCAACGAGAAGTTGGAGCAGGAACTGCAGCACAAGCAGGCACAGCTCAAG CTGCAAGAAGAGAAGATCGCGGCCATCGAGGAGAAGCTAGAACTCTCCACACAGAAGTTGGCCCAGATGTCTTCCTTGCCAGAAATGGAGGAGCAACTTAAAGCGAGAATGGAAGCGCTCAGCCAG GCTCAAGAAAGACACGGCTCGGCTGAGGATCGCATTCAAAGGCTAGAGGCGAACGTGGAAGAGAAAAACGCAGAGCTGATGAGACTCAACCAACGGCTGCGGATGAACGAAGAGCACAACACTCGACTATCGGCGACTGTGGACAAACTTCTATCCGAGTCAAATGACAG atTACAAGTGCATCTCAAAGAGAGAATGCATTCCCTGGACGAAAAGAACGCGCTCACTCAGGAGTTGGAGAAGACGCGGAAGTACGCAGACGAGCTGCTTTCGGAGAAGGCGGAGATACTGAAGGAGCTCGCCAAGTGGAGGATGGAGACCGAACAG CTGAAGCGCCAGATGCTGCAGGCGGAGATCGCCTTCAACATCCAGCAGACGGACGCGCTGACGCGCTCGCTgtcgcccgccgcgccgcaGCCGCCGCTCGCGCACTTCCCGCCCAAG CTGGACGGGTCGTGGGAGAAGCTGCAGCAGGCGCACGTGCTGGCCGGCGTGCAGGCCTTCGACGTGTCCAGCGACGCAGAG AACGACGAGTCTGAAGGTGCAGAGGGCGGACACACAGATGCGGCGGCCCTCGCGCTCATGCTGCAGGAACAGCTGGACGCCATCAACACGGAGATACGCCTCATACAGGAGGAGAAGCAGAGCACAGAAGCACGTGCGGAGGAGCTGGAGTCCAGGGTCAGTACCGTCCCAGCCCCGCCGACCCACACCCGCCCCACTCTAACGCGTCGTGACTTACAGGTGGGCAGCTACGAGCACATGAACGTGGTGTCGCGACGGGCGGAGTCTCCGCCCCCCGCCGCCTCGCCCTCCAGGCCCAACCACCACAAGTACCACACC GCGCCGGCCTCCATGTCTCCGGCGCACGCGCACTACCGCGCCGTGCCCGCCTCCGAGAGCCTGCCCTCCAGCCAG CTGCAGCTGTGCGAGGACGCGGGCGACGCCGACGCGCCGCGCGCGCTGCGCCTGGagcgcgccgcgcgcgcgctgGCGGCCGAGCGGGAGCGCCTGCGCGCGCACTACCCGGCGCCCTACGACTC GACGTCGATCGTGTCGGGAAGCCTCGCGAGGATCCCTATCCACAG CTCCAGCCAGGAATCCCTGGGTGGGGTAGTGGCCTCGAGCAGTGCCGCGTGGGGGGGTGCGTCCCCCGGTTTACCCAGAGGAGTCGCAGCCGCGGCCTCTGCCGTTTCCATCGCTTCCATGCACCAGCAGAAGAAGAGAGGCATCAAGAGCTCGCTAGGGAGATTCTTCAGCAAGAAAGAAAAAGCGGGAATGCCG CTGGCGCAGGGGCCCAGTCCGCGCTCGCTGTCGTCGGCGTCGTCGCTGGGCCTGGCCGCGCTGGGCGACGACgacgcgcacgcgcacgcgccGCTGCAGCACCAGGACTACGCGCGCACCAAGACCAA GGAGCGCGACTACCGCCACGAGCTGCTGGGCGAGGCCATGCGCGCCGGCACGCCCTTCGCGTTGTGGAACGGGCCCACGGTGGTGGCGTGGCTGGAGCTGTGGGTGGGTATGCCGGCCTGGTACGTGGCGGCCTGCCGCGCCAACGTCAAGTCCGGAGCCATCATGTCCGCGCTCTCGGACCAGGAGATCCAGAGGGAGATCG GCATCAGCAATCCCCTGCACCGGCTGAAGCTGCGGCTGGCTATCCAGGAGATGGTTTCCCTGACGTCTCCCTCGGCTCCGCGCGGGACGGCGTGTGCGGCGCTCGCCTTCGGGGACATGAACCACGAGTGGATCGGCAACGTGTGGCTGCCCTCGCTGG GTTTACCTCAATATAGAACAACGTTTATGGAATGTCTGGTGGACGCCCGGATGCTGGAGCATCTCACAAAAAGAGATCTTCGGACTCAGCTGAAGATGGTTGACAGTTTTCACAG GACGTCGCTGCACTTCGGCGTGGCGTGCCTGAAGCGCGTGGGCTACTCCGTGCGCGCGCTGGACGAGCGGCGCCGCGCGGCCGAGCTGGTGGCGCGCGACGTGCTGGTGTGGACCAACGAGCGCCTGCAGCGCTGGCTGCTGTCCATCAACCTCAAGGAGTACGCCAACAACCTGGCCGAGAGCGGCGTGCACGGCGCGCTCATCGCGCTGGACGAGAACTTCGACGCCAACAGCATGGCGCTGGCGCTGCAGATCCCCACGCAGAACACGCAG GCGCGACAAATCCTCGAAGTGGAATACAACAACCTCCTGGCGACCGGCACGGAGCGGAAGCCGCGCCCCCCGCACGACCACGCGCCGCCCTCCTGA